A window of Heliangelus exortis chromosome 15, bHelExo1.hap1, whole genome shotgun sequence genomic DNA:
CAGTTGCCAGAGAATTTTGTGTacagttttccttctgtttgaaTTTTTTCACACCCTTAACAATAGCTTTATGCAGATCTTGAATTGTAAAGGTTTAAAGTGTATTATACAATAAACTAAAGATTGTAAAGTTGCCTGCAATAGCTTAAAGAGTTGTCTTGCACTAAAGAttctaatttaaattatattgcATGTTCACGAAATTTAGTTTTATAACACTTCACTAGGACTATGTTGCTGAATTCTGTTTAGTTTTCTACAACAGTCTCTATAAATACTTGCTTAGCACTCTATTAGAAATGTTTTGGTAGGGTAACTAAGTAAACATGAATACAAAACATTAATAaaggctttttctctctttatccACTTCTTTCCATATTTAGGCTGACAGATTGTGTGTGTCTCACAGAAATGAATTTTGGACAGATACTTTTGAGAGCTTCATAATTCAATATATTAAGATATTCCACTTCAGAGTTagtgttaattttaaaagcaatgcCATCATATTTCACAAAACATGGAGCAATGTGTTAAGGCtacatgaaataataataatatttaagtCTGAAAGTGAGCATGGTGGTTGCCAAAAGCTCACATGGCTGTCTCCCAAAATGCCTGATCTACAACTTACTGAAACCAATGAGAACCTTTTTGTGGGGCCAGTGGGGTTTGTGTGTTTGCATTTAGGATTTAGCCAGTGACATTCAAATTGAGAACTAGAATTTTTCAATTTCACAAGCCCAGGGGAGTTTTAGATTTAATTGTTAGGTCAGGTTCATTTACATTTAAGACACCTAATGTAGTCTTAGCATTTAACAGTAAACTAAACCAAGaacatttcagtgctgaaattaattttattttccaggatTTTTGTTAAAGCATCCTATGTGTCTGAAATCCAACTCAGTTCAAATAAAGGCCATAAAGGGATATATAAAATCTGAATATGCTGTCCCCTGATCTGACATCTGCTCCATCTCTGAGGACTAACAGATGAGCAGACTTTCTGTGCAGGCTGCACCCTTTACAAAGTTTTAGCATGACTCTTTGTAAAATCTATCAGCAGAAGTAAACTATATTCACTTCCTTTCATCCATTCAATGCAGTTCTCAAAATGATAACTATGTAtcattaatctgattttttccctATATTTTTGTAGTAAACAACTAATCCTTtaccttcccctcccctcacaAACCCTTGTTTACACACTTACCTAGTGGCAGAACAATGAAGAAAGGCAGCCAGCACAAGATAAACATGCCTACCACAATTCCCAACGTCTtggctgcctttttttctctagagaatttaaaaagtttaaaagctAAAGAGTTCCTGGGATGATGACCCTTGGGTTTGGTGCTATTTAGTGTGTCCTCATGAATGTTCCTGTAATGAATCCGTAAAGTCAGCTCCTTAGAGTTGGACATTTCTTTCATAACCCCAGCTTCCAGGTTTTTTGTAGTCCTTTTGGCCACTATGTAGACCCGACAGTACATCACCAGGATGACAATTAAAGGAATGTAAAATGACcccaaggaagaaaacaaagcataGAATGGTTCTTCAGTGATCCGGCACTCTTTATCATCCTTGGGTGCTGGTTCTTTCCAGCCCAGTAGAGGCCCAATGGATATCACCATGGAAAGGACCCAGACACCTAGGAGAGCTATAATTGCCCTTCTTCTTGTCACCAGTGTTGGATACTGGAGAGAATAACGTACCCCTATGTATCTGTCTATGGAAATTGCACATAGACTTAAAATAGAAGCTGTACAGCATAGCACATCCACTGCTGCCCAGATGTCACAAAATATCCTCCCCAAAACCCAGTAGCCGAGGATTTCCAGTGTAGCAGAGAATGGAAGGACAGTAAAACTCAGCAACAAATCTGCTATTGCGAGGTTAACTATGAAGTAGTTTGTAGGGATTCTTAGATGTCTATTGCAAGCAACAGAGAGAATTACCAAGATGTTACCTATAATAGCAAAGAGTATAAAGGCACCTAGGATAACAGCCACAATTATTGCCCTACTGATATCCAAGGCAGGTAAATCCAGGTTGCTTGCTGTCCCATTGGAGTAGTTTGCAGAAAGATTGCCATTATTGAGTGCAGAGACTTTCAAATATCCATGTATTGATGAACTGGATTTATCGCCAAAGGTCTTCATCTTAAAATTCATCCTCCATAGCAGGTTATGGTTGAATCCCTTGCCCAAGGTGCAGATGGTGTGAATTCAGTTGGAAGTTATCTCTCTACCCAAGAAGTTCCTGCAAAGCCCCGGCCAGTTTTAGATTGAGAACTCATCTCCCCAGCAAGCTCTCCTCTATAAGCACATAAAACTTGCACAGCACGAAGTCCTCTGAAGGCTGTCAGACATACTAGGCTGCTCAGACTTGGTTAATTTCTCATCTGAATTCACTTAAACAGAAATTACCAGGCAGAATTCTTGGCTGGAGCTTGAAAATAGCCGTTTCCATCATGAAGTCCTTGAAATACAAAGACAGGTTTGCTGTTATCCCTTCTGCATTTGTGGTCCTGTTGGGAGGATGCCTCTGTCTCTGCCACAGCTGCTGTGACACTCTCCTTCCCCCAAGAAGGGTTTGTCAGCATTTAGGCAGCTCTGCATGCTCTGCTCTCACTGCCTCTGCTCATACTGTGCCACTGACATCACTGCGGACCGCCCCGACACAGCGCTAGAGGGCAATGCCGCTCAGGTTAAAGCTTCCAGTACGAAATGTATCCATCTTAATTAAAACGTTTGCTGCATAAGTCTGGATTggaaacctttaaaaaaaccccaaacaacaggCGTTTTCTGACAAAAATATACTTGATGAGACGtggtgcagaaaaaaaataattaaaaaagcattttcagtaCAAAATGATCTAGTGTACTTTCACTCACCAAGGAAATGTCTTTGAGTTTATTTTGTAATCAAAGTGAAACACATGACATTTTGGAGAACTAATCGTCTCCCACTTCTAAGGCAAAATAGATAGGTGCCAAAAATCCCTAATTTATACATAGATTTTCGTGTTGAAGACAGTGATTTCTTGGTTTTCTCATTTTGTATAGCTTTGGGTCACCAGGTGGAGAGAAATCTCAGATCTATATAGCTCTGtgccattaaaaataaaaggtgaaaGATTAGTTGAACATATAACTGCCAGAATACTGTTGTCAACTTTCTGTCATCAGATTACATTTTACAGCTGTTGTCTGCAGTGCTGAGTTACTATATATTGATTTAACTGTTACAAAATGTactctgtttaaaataaaagtttcattttcaataaGGCAGCTATGGCTGTAAGTTGCAGCTGAATGCTGTTTTTAAGGACAAACCATGTAAACAAAACTCTCGTTGAATTTTAATTGAGGAATGTATGGTAGATATTTGTACAGCCCTTCCCAACAGCAGGGGCCATAGCACAGAGCCATCGTTCAAAAACTTGGAAACATTCACGAGAATGACAAGATAACATTTCATGGAGTCACTGAGGGGAAGAGGGACAAACATTCAATTTCTGAGCTCAccctcagcttttctgcttctgctccctCCAAGGCAGAACTTTCCCTGCTAGTAACAGCAGATAGCAGCCTTTGGTTTTGGACATTTGTCTTTCACACCATTCTTGCAGGACTCCACATAACCACTCTCAGTTTTGTCTctgatttctgattttgtttctctgccttATTTGTTTAAACTGGGAATTTCTCAGGTCAAGGGCTCTCTCCTGTTGTTGAAGGTacaagcagagctgccaggaggtGTGGTAACAGCCAGGGCTTCTGACCCTGTACCACTCTCAGTGGAGCTGTGGTAGTGCGTGGTGTGGCTCCGGAGAGCACTAGGAGTAGCTGCTTGCCTGGGTGTCCCAGTGGGACTGCACAGCCTACAGTGAAGCCTGCTCCACTCCATGTGCTTGAGCTAAGTTGATTAAATCTGGTTTGATTGGCTTATTGAGTCCAgatgtaaaaatgtttcatgtAAGAAAACACGCTGCAAAATGTGGAGAGATTGGATTAATCAATGAAAGGAGTAAAATGGTCTATTTCTGACAATATATGGGACATGCCCAGCCTAAAAAGAGTAACAGTGGCCTGTAACTACTGCCTGGCTTTGGCCACACCACATGAGGATTTTGTAGACTGGAGGAACCAGATCTTTCAACAGCCACTTCCAGGAGGAATCTGGTTCCATCCTGATGGCAAGGTGCAGGATGTGATGACAACAGCTGTGGCAGGAAAGggcagaaggaaacagggatTCTGACTAGTAGTGATTGGGctaaaacacatttctttacTCAGTATCTTTTGCTGGCAGGAGTACTGGGACCAGTCTGCTTCCCTTACTAGTGCTACTTTCTGTGCCCctctagaggaaaaaataaaacagtccTATCCTAGGGGATAGAGAGGAAGACAAAGCTGCTGCTCATCTTTTACAGTCCTACTGAGAACTCTGATGTTTTTTCACATCTCTGTTTACCAGCCTGTGTAATAACATGCTGGCTGAATAGGCATGAGCCTGATTAATTTTCACAAATTACTTGGAGATCTTCAGTGGCAGGTGCTATTGTAAAGCAGACTGCATTGAATAAAGCAGACTGTATTGAAACCTAGACATGAACATTAACTATTTAACTACATGTAGCTTTATGTAATGACTCTTAATTCTTTGATTTAATCAGAAACCCTGAGaattcaaagaaataaacagatatgactgaagaaaagaaaatgatggaGTGTCAGAAATAGGTCAGCTTATTCACTCTGACTTGAACAGTGTCATGTATCATACTGGACACAAGTGGTTGTTGGCATGCTCCATCCAGCTGTGGAACAGCCACTACAGCTGAACTAAGCTACTGATTCTCCAGAAAGGTACTGGTACTGATAACTGGGAGATGGTTATATGGCTTCTTGGCCAGAGGGGACTAAAATCTCTCctaaaaaatcctttcctgttCATTTAATCTATCTCATAACTCAATTCTTTTAGAATAGAATCACGATGCAATGAACTTGAGGTTTTAATCTCCATATGATAGTCTCCATATAATATGATAATACAAATTAAAAGTAATACAGATTgcacagtctttttttttaaaggaagcgTGGCtggataaatttattttcattaaataaactAGGCTTCTCTGAAAATACTTAGTGTGACATTAAAGGGACAGTAATtaaatgctggaaaaagaaaaacatcttaaaCACAACACATAAATCATGTTTCTCACTGTCATAAAATAACACTGTGCCAAGAGCTGTGCAAGAATTAAAAGTAGATGAGACACTTATGTGGCTAATGGAACAATCACTGACAGACCAGCCAAGATGACCACAGTGTTATAAATCTCCATGCCTCAAGAAATAAACGTGAAGGTAAATTCAGGCTGGATAGAAGTTTGTCATAGTGGCAGATTATGTCCTAAGTAATCATCTCATTTCTGTGCCTTCTTCTGAGTAATTTCTTAATTCTAATAATTTGGTGCTGAGTACAGagtaatatttttaacagaacaTAAAGGTGGCTGGGAAAGAGATTTTCCAAAGATATTTAGTCTGGCTTAATGCTGTAGTTGCACTGAATGGGAATTTTACTGTCTTCATATTTTTGTCCTCCATCTTTAGGCAGCACTTAATTTGCCCCGAGAAACTTCTGAAAACTTCCTCCTGATCTGTGCCCATGAGCCAAGATTACTTCTGAGctctctgtttttaaatatctaGATGGTTTATTCTGCCTTCAGCAGGTCATAGCAATTCGGGTCCTAAAGTTGAGGGTTGAGATATAAACTTAAATTTTACAGGTTGGGACATATTTGTGAAAGACCAGTAtttccattaaagaaaaaaataacataaacttatttttcttctatctcCATTTCATTAAGTTCTGATCATGGTGTGCCCAGGACTTCAATGCATCTTCATGACACTCAGAATTTGCAATTGCAGCACAAATATCTTATTGCCAGTAAGTGGATGGGGATTCACTGCTGGTAAACACTGAAATTCATCTTGCTATGGTGAATAAACACCCATTCTGATGTTTTGCCTTGATGAAAATGCCTGGGAAAGTCATTGACTCAGTTTTATGCATGCAATAATACAGGCCTTAAAATATGGACCCTAAACCTTCATTCTGAGGAACTAACATCACTTTGGTTATTTAACTACTTCAACAGGTGTCTGAGCAGTCTAAATGTTTCTAATAGACTGCATAGACAGGTTGGGCAGCGTCCAGATACATAATTTGGAGGCAGAAGCATTCACCATTACATGGAGTTTGTGGTCTATAATCCTTTTtaccagcagctcctaaaaCCAGGCAGTGACAAGAAATACTCTCCAGTAGGAATAAAAAAGATCATTATCAAGAAGCATAAGCAATGCTGCAAGTATGAGTGCTGCCT
This region includes:
- the ADRA1B gene encoding alpha-1B adrenergic receptor; its protein translation is MNFKMKTFGDKSSSSIHGYLKVSALNNGNLSANYSNGTASNLDLPALDISRAIIVAVILGAFILFAIIGNILVILSVACNRHLRIPTNYFIVNLAIADLLLSFTVLPFSATLEILGYWVLGRIFCDIWAAVDVLCCTASILSLCAISIDRYIGVRYSLQYPTLVTRRRAIIALLGVWVLSMVISIGPLLGWKEPAPKDDKECRITEEPFYALFSSLGSFYIPLIVILVMYCRVYIVAKRTTKNLEAGVMKEMSNSKELTLRIHYRNIHEDTLNSTKPKGHHPRNSLAFKLFKFSREKKAAKTLGIVVGMFILCWLPFFIVLPLGSLFSSLKPPETIFKVIFWLGYFNSCLNPIIYPCSSKEFKRAFIQILKCQCHRRKQLGWWPYSYRNWNRGSYEQHRKDSLEDSGSFLSGSQRTLSSASPSPGYLSKITHPHMEMCTFQDWKNSSSFLSPLQEGSRPKDPCQFFTFNVLTERNGHVPAGSQDSSNGDHEATCDTLNGKT